A single region of the Anguilla rostrata isolate EN2019 chromosome 11, ASM1855537v3, whole genome shotgun sequence genome encodes:
- the naca gene encoding nascent polypeptide-associated complex subunit alpha isoform X4 has translation MPGEATETVPAMEQEMQQPQGETAPVPPVAAAAEKSAIPPTPSKMLSSTSPNSAAASAPAVPKTKESKGGPKQSSSPLSSTSSPVPVATKRHSSSASASSPTSPKSSSFPRSPKSFSSSPHSPSSPKSFTSLPRSTPPCSPLASPLTPPQGGFSGPGQGEGSSPQPKVVKAGERKKAKRSAKAQQPAKAAPPAVPADAPLQASPAPEVLSPSKKVPEATPAKEAVLLSSPVADIPVPAQIPAAPLPPPLKTKLVQPKVDISVPALVKDDVAVATAVEAKSAVEAKPVPVEAPAEAKPVPVEAPAEAKPVPVEAPAEAKPVPVEAPAEAKPVPVEAPAEAKPVPVEAPAEAKPVPVEAPAEAKPVPVGPRLRPSPCLWRPRLRPSPCLWGPG, from the coding sequence CAATTCCTCCCACTCCTTCCAAGATGCTTTCCTCCACTTCTCCAAACTCTGCGGCTGCTAGCGCCCCTGCTGTGCCTAAAACTAAAGAATCTAAGGGTGGCCCCAAGCAgtcatcctctcctctctcctccacctcgAGCCCTGTGCCTGTAGCCACCAAGCGCCATTCTTCATCTGCTTCTGCCTCCTCCCCAACTTCCCCCAAGTCCTCTTCCTTCCCTCGCTCCCCCAAatcattctcctcctctcctcattCCCCTTCCTCTCCAAAATCCTttacctccctccctcgctccactcctccctgctcccccctgGCTTCTCCCTTAACACCTCCCCAGGGTGGCTTTTCGGGTCCTGGTCAGGGAGAGGGGTCCAGCCCTCAGCCAAAGGTGGTCAAAGCTGGTGAGCGAAAGAAAGCAAAGAGGAGTGCCAAAGCACAGCAGCCTGCTAAAGCTGCCCCACCTGCTGTCCCAGCTGATGCCCCACTCCAGGCTAGCCCTGCCCCTGAAGTACTCTCTCCCTCCAAGAAAGTGCCCGAGGCCACACCAGCTAAGGAAGCagtcctgctctcctctcctgttgCTGACATCCCTGTTCCAGCCCAAATCCCTGCTGCCCCACTACCCCCACCACTAAAAACCAAACTGGTCCAACCCAAAGTGGACATCAGTGTCCCAGCACTTGTCAAAGATGATGTAGCTGTTGCAACTGCGGTTGAGGCAAAGTCTGCCGTTGAGGCCAAGCCCGTGCCTGTGGAGGCCCCGGCTGAGGCCAAGCCCGTGCCTGTGGAGGCCCCGGCTGAGGCCAAGCCCGTGCCTGTGGAGGCCCCGGCTGAGGCCAAGCCCGTGCCTGTGGAGGCCCCGGCTGAGGCCAAGCCCGTGCCTGTGGAGGCCCCGGCTGAGGCCAAGCCCGTGCCTGTGGAGGCCCCGGCTGAGGCCAAGCCCGTGCCTGTGGAGGCCCCGGCTGAGGCCAAGCCCGTGCCTGTGGGGCCCCGGCTGAGGCCAAGCCCGTGCCTGTGGCGGCCCCGGCTGAGGCCAAGCCCGTGCCTGTGGGGCCCCGGCTGA